In Chitinophagales bacterium, one DNA window encodes the following:
- a CDS encoding agmatinase family protein, with the protein MNKEEKIAAFDPSSLAEGNQLFGLPFTEEESDIVILPVPWEVTVSYNAGTAKAPAAILAASRQVDLYDVDVHGAWKHGIYLKKVNKQIARWSKELRTKAENYLSLLEDGVDPASDKSLKKMQEQINLGGTGLKDWVQEEIRAILHKGKLPGLLGGDHSTPLGFLLALEEVYPSFGILQIDAHCDLRKAYEGFTYSHASIMYNALQVRAVDKLVQVGIRDYCQEELDVIHAADGRVKTFFDADLKRALYEGDTWKNCCDRIISQLPALVYVSFDIDGLDPKLCPNTGTPVAGGLEFEQAVYLLLKLVRSGRRIIGFDLNEVVPGETEWDANVGARMLYKLCNLMGLSQRMFDDNVQQADSQSVNEAVLRRPSLNEIAEGQEGIVD; encoded by the coding sequence ATGAATAAGGAAGAAAAAATTGCGGCGTTCGACCCAAGCAGCCTTGCGGAAGGCAATCAATTGTTCGGTTTACCCTTTACGGAAGAGGAATCTGATATTGTAATATTACCTGTGCCATGGGAAGTGACTGTTTCTTACAATGCCGGAACAGCCAAGGCCCCTGCCGCAATACTCGCGGCATCACGACAGGTTGATTTATATGATGTAGATGTCCATGGCGCATGGAAACATGGCATCTATCTGAAAAAGGTGAATAAACAAATTGCCAGGTGGAGCAAGGAATTGCGCACCAAGGCAGAAAACTATCTGTCCTTGCTGGAAGATGGTGTGGATCCTGCATCTGATAAATCACTTAAAAAAATGCAGGAGCAGATTAACCTGGGAGGAACGGGTTTAAAAGACTGGGTGCAGGAGGAAATCCGTGCAATACTGCACAAAGGCAAATTGCCCGGATTGCTCGGCGGTGATCACAGCACACCCCTGGGATTTTTGCTGGCGTTGGAAGAAGTTTATCCTTCCTTCGGCATACTGCAGATTGATGCACATTGTGACCTGAGAAAAGCTTATGAAGGATTCACCTATTCTCATGCATCCATCATGTACAATGCTTTACAGGTTCGTGCAGTAGATAAACTGGTGCAGGTTGGCATTCGCGATTATTGCCAGGAAGAACTGGATGTGATACATGCTGCAGACGGCCGCGTAAAAACTTTTTTTGATGCCGATCTGAAAAGGGCATTGTATGAAGGTGATACCTGGAAAAATTGCTGTGACAGGATTATCAGCCAGCTTCCGGCGCTGGTATATGTGAGTTTTGATATTGACGGCCTTGATCCTAAACTCTGCCCGAATACCGGAACACCTGTTGCCGGCGGACTTGAATTTGAGCAAGCCGTATATCTCCTGCTGAAATTAGTTCGTTCCGGAAGGCGGATCATTGGATTTGATTTAAACGAGGTTGTTCCAGGTGAAACAGAATGGGATGCCAACGTAGGCGCCCGTATGCTGTACAAACTCTGCAACCTGATGGGATTAAGTCAGCGCATGTTTGATGATAATGTACAACAGGCCGATTCGCAGTCAGTGAATGAGGCAGTTCTGAGACGACCATCCTTGAATGAGATCGCGGAAGGACAAGAAGGCATCGTTGATTAA
- a CDS encoding (2Fe-2S)-binding protein encodes MCSANFSSSAASLEKMYTIHFTFEEKDIAPVTVTSPDGDTLLEVALKNDIHLHHNCGGVCACSTCQIYLEEGSAFVDEMSEKEEDFIDRARNPKLTSRLSCQCFLNEGDGVLRVVVPDQSGILGE; translated from the coding sequence ATGTGCAGTGCAAATTTTTCATCATCAGCAGCATCATTAGAAAAAATGTACACGATTCATTTTACATTCGAAGAGAAAGATATTGCGCCGGTAACGGTTACATCACCGGATGGTGACACCCTGCTGGAGGTGGCGCTGAAAAACGACATTCACCTTCATCATAATTGCGGTGGTGTTTGCGCCTGCAGTACCTGCCAGATTTACCTGGAAGAAGGGTCTGCGTTTGTGGATGAGATGTCAGAAAAGGAAGAGGATTTTATTGACCGCGCCCGCAATCCAAAGCTTACATCCAGGCTTTCCTGCCAGTGTTTTCTCAATGAGGGTGATGGTGTGTTACGTGTTGTGGTGCCGGACCAGTCGGGAATACTGGGCGAATAA
- the folE gene encoding GTP cyclohydrolase I FolE: MTQLVKSNPRKKGNTDTQKRYTKVEIYKEDTLHDLAGHYREIIRILGDDAAREGLEKTPMRASKAMQFLTHGNQMDPEAILKSAMFREQYSEMVIVKDIEMYSMCEHHLLPFFGRAHIAYIPNGYIVGLSKLGRIVDAFSRRFQVQERLTHEILNCIQSTLNPLGVAVVIEAKHLCMMMRGVQKQNSVATTSAFTGEFAHEKTRSEFIRLISADLMR; this comes from the coding sequence ATGACGCAGCTTGTTAAGTCAAACCCCAGGAAGAAAGGAAATACTGATACGCAAAAGAGGTACACTAAGGTGGAAATCTACAAGGAAGACACATTGCATGATTTAGCCGGGCACTACCGTGAGATCATCCGGATACTGGGAGATGATGCCGCCAGGGAAGGACTTGAAAAGACGCCCATGCGTGCTTCTAAGGCCATGCAGTTTCTGACACATGGCAATCAGATGGATCCTGAAGCGATCTTAAAATCAGCCATGTTCAGGGAACAATACAGCGAAATGGTGATTGTGAAAGACATCGAGATGTATTCCATGTGCGAACATCACCTGCTTCCCTTCTTTGGCAGGGCACACATCGCTTATATACCCAACGGATATATTGTAGGCCTCAGCAAGCTTGGCCGCATCGTTGATGCATTTTCGAGGCGTTTTCAGGTGCAGGAACGCCTCACACATGAGATTCTTAATTGCATTCAGAGCACACTCAATCCTTTAGGTGTTGCCGTAGTGATCGAAGCCAAACATCTTTGTATGATGATGCGTGGTGTTCAGAAACAGAATTCCGTGGCTACCACCTCAGCCTTCACGGGTGAATTTGCACATGAGAAAACGCGTTCAGAGTTTATCAGGCTTATCTCAGCCGATCTGATGCGTTAA
- a CDS encoding cytochrome c maturation protein CcmE, translating into MKKMHIAGLVLIAVAIGFIVTMASDYSQYETFSSAKGETKKDFHIVGTLVKDQAQFYDPVKDPNYFSFYLQDKNGDQCKVVFKGTKPQDFDRSEQIVLTGKMEGSEFHASHILMKCPSKYKVDELEVTEYKSNT; encoded by the coding sequence ATGAAAAAGATGCACATTGCTGGCCTGGTGCTCATTGCTGTTGCCATCGGGTTTATTGTGACGATGGCCAGCGATTACAGTCAGTACGAGACCTTTTCATCCGCCAAAGGAGAAACGAAGAAGGATTTTCATATAGTTGGCACCCTGGTGAAGGATCAGGCGCAGTTCTATGATCCGGTGAAGGACCCGAATTATTTTAGCTTCTACCTGCAAGACAAAAATGGTGATCAGTGCAAGGTTGTATTCAAAGGCACCAAGCCGCAGGATTTTGACCGGTCGGAACAGATAGTGCTCACGGGAAAAATGGAAGGATCTGAATTTCACGCCTCACACATACTGATGAAATGCCCTTCAAAATATAAGGTGGATGAACTGGAAGTAACGGAGTATAAATCAAACACCTGA
- a CDS encoding radical SAM protein has protein sequence MSKPKRIPNLVYSDGNGQISDDPALLMSGRSGFDAVALTVDDFIELPEGSDLFELPGRVPIGFNKKTGALTFCDKGVAVAAQMAPAHTQLYLSSYVKENNDAPTLPLFAYTAVGWLDGKYYVPAVRIDADIRQEPKGFNHLLVEEGVKQLTAKFPGNRLLRHIGNNCALTYFCPAARNFFLNRFEAPVPTSPACNANCIGCISFQPEEESIQSTQERLTFKPTAKEISEYTIDHLENAPRPIISFGQGCEGEPLLMWETIRDSIRAIRKKTQKGSININTNGSMPDAVEQLCKAGLNSIRVSTNSVRKHIYEAYYLPNNYSFEALAESIKVVRRYNGWASVNYFVFPGMTDSREEYESLRQFIRDTDLNMIQWRNFNIDPDWYLERIGISDTGEVLGVKKVMDLIKEEFPHITYGYFNPPMEVMKEHQKALTV, from the coding sequence ATGTCAAAACCAAAACGCATCCCTAACCTCGTTTATTCGGATGGCAACGGACAGATCAGCGATGATCCGGCGTTGCTGATGTCGGGCCGTTCCGGTTTTGATGCCGTTGCATTAACAGTTGATGATTTTATTGAATTGCCCGAAGGCAGTGATCTTTTTGAATTACCTGGCCGTGTACCGATTGGGTTTAACAAAAAAACAGGCGCACTTACCTTTTGCGATAAAGGTGTTGCTGTGGCGGCACAAATGGCTCCGGCGCATACACAGCTTTACCTCTCGAGTTATGTGAAAGAAAACAACGATGCACCAACGCTTCCGCTATTTGCTTATACCGCTGTCGGCTGGCTCGATGGCAAATACTATGTTCCGGCTGTACGGATTGACGCTGATATCCGGCAGGAACCAAAAGGATTTAATCACTTGCTGGTGGAAGAAGGCGTTAAGCAGCTGACTGCGAAATTTCCCGGTAACAGGCTGTTGCGGCACATAGGAAACAATTGTGCGCTGACTTATTTCTGCCCTGCAGCGCGGAATTTCTTCCTCAACAGGTTTGAAGCACCTGTTCCTACCTCACCTGCCTGCAATGCCAACTGCATTGGCTGTATTTCCTTTCAACCTGAAGAAGAGAGCATTCAGAGCACACAGGAACGTTTAACATTTAAGCCGACAGCAAAGGAAATTTCCGAGTACACAATAGATCATCTCGAAAATGCTCCACGCCCCATCATTAGTTTTGGACAGGGTTGTGAAGGCGAACCATTGCTGATGTGGGAAACCATCCGCGATTCCATCCGCGCGATCCGGAAAAAAACACAAAAAGGCAGCATCAACATCAACACGAATGGCAGCATGCCGGACGCTGTTGAGCAACTTTGCAAAGCAGGACTGAACAGCATTCGCGTAAGCACCAACAGCGTCAGGAAGCATATCTATGAAGCATATTACCTTCCGAACAATTATTCATTTGAAGCCCTTGCAGAGTCGATTAAAGTGGTGCGCAGGTACAATGGCTGGGCTTCAGTCAACTATTTTGTTTTTCCGGGCATGACAGACAGCCGAGAAGAATATGAATCGCTCCGTCAATTTATCCGCGACACGGATCTGAATATGATTCAATGGCGGAATTTCAATATTGATCCCGACTGGTACCTTGAACGAATTGGCATCAGCGATACCGGAGAAGTTTTGGGTGTAAAAAAGGTAATGGATCTGATCAAGGAAGAATTTCCTCACATAACCTACGGTTACTTTAATCCTCCTATGGAAGTAATGAAAGAACACCAGAAAGCACTTACTGTTTAA
- a CDS encoding HAD hydrolase family protein, whose protein sequence is MTKKKEAVPHYFELFKSANAIILDVDGVLTDGSLLITNGGDELRTMNIRDGYAMQLAVKKGLTVAVITGGKSEGVLRRLNRLGVLYVLSGVDDKPKGLTQLAAAIKMDLSTAIYIGDDIPDLEVMQQCGIPCCPNDAAPEIQAISKYISPVAGGRGCVRDVIEKVLKLQGRW, encoded by the coding sequence ATGACTAAAAAAAAGGAAGCCGTACCGCATTATTTTGAATTGTTTAAATCAGCCAACGCCATCATACTGGATGTGGATGGTGTATTAACCGATGGATCATTGCTGATCACCAATGGCGGAGATGAGCTCCGCACCATGAATATCCGCGATGGTTATGCAATGCAGTTAGCAGTGAAGAAAGGCCTTACGGTAGCAGTCATTACCGGCGGCAAATCGGAAGGTGTGCTGCGCCGGCTGAACAGGTTGGGCGTATTGTATGTACTGTCTGGTGTGGATGATAAGCCAAAGGGATTGACGCAACTGGCAGCGGCTATCAAGATGGATCTGTCGACTGCCATTTATATCGGTGATGATATACCGGACCTGGAAGTGATGCAACAATGTGGTATTCCCTGTTGTCCCAATGACGCGGCGCCTGAAATACAAGCCATATCAAAATATATTTCACCGGTTGCCGGCGGCAGGGGATGCGTGAGAGATGTGATTGAAAAGGTGCTGAAATTACAAGGGCGGTGGTAA
- the ccsA gene encoding cytochrome c biogenesis protein CcsA: MEIQFEGEHLFPGQVGQLAVYTAFIFALIAAIAFFIAAYSKREDQRLAWKQTARTAFIIHCIGVLVIIASLYYIIKNHFFEYYYAWSHSSKALPINYLLSCFWEGQEGSFLLWMFWNAFLGILLIFTLKESESRVLSVFAVVQGFLGSMLLGVYVFGYKIGSTPFTLLRNEMVNAPIFQRADYLSFIQDGNGLNPLLQNYWMVIHPPILFLGFATTLIPFSFAMSGLMNREFSAWTKPVLPWALFSAAVLGTGIMMGGAWAYESLTFGGYWAWDPVENASLVPWLTLIAGVHTALVYNKTGRSLRTTYIFFLLTFILVLYSTFLTRSGILGDTSVHAFTDLGMSGQLILYMAGLSIPAIILLAVFWNRIPSVKKDENLWSREFFIFIGSLVFLLSSLHIAFNTSLPVWNKLFGTNLAIPSDAVAFYNKVQIWAAVLIALLSATSLYLKFKQTEFRQFSLRLLILLLIALPLTAVIAYVAGLHVFSHIVLLFAAIFGIVANLYYFIIVLSGKWKLSGAAVAHLGFALTLAGILFSSANKEVISSNTAGVDFGKEMNAAAQRSNMLLYKNVPVKMQQYMVTYVGDSVAQPNYYYKVNYEVFDEATGALKEHFTLYPNAQINPKMGLIANPDTRHYISRDLYTHVTSVPDKSKEPVRTDKKFKSNLMTRGDTIFTSNSFIVLESIERVTESKKVEIAEGDLAVSATLLVKQLNGQQYTAKPIFYIHNDRATLIDDELPELGLTFRLNKIIPEENKVDLQVAEEAVQPDFIVMTAIIFPYINLLWLGVIITILGFLISLFRIWQKKYLSGKTIDAA, translated from the coding sequence ATGGAGATTCAGTTTGAGGGAGAGCATTTATTTCCCGGCCAGGTTGGCCAGCTTGCTGTTTATACGGCTTTTATATTCGCACTGATTGCAGCCATAGCATTTTTTATTGCAGCTTATTCGAAAAGAGAAGATCAGCGGCTTGCGTGGAAGCAGACAGCGAGAACAGCTTTTATTATTCATTGTATTGGCGTGCTGGTTATTATTGCAAGCCTCTATTACATCATTAAGAATCATTTCTTCGAATACTATTATGCATGGTCACATTCCAGCAAAGCATTGCCGATTAATTACCTATTGTCTTGTTTTTGGGAAGGTCAGGAAGGCAGTTTTCTGCTTTGGATGTTCTGGAATGCTTTCCTGGGCATCCTGCTGATTTTTACACTTAAGGAATCTGAAAGCCGCGTGCTGAGTGTATTTGCAGTGGTGCAGGGATTTCTGGGTTCTATGTTGTTGGGCGTTTATGTGTTTGGCTATAAAATCGGTTCTACACCTTTCACCCTTTTGCGCAATGAGATGGTTAATGCGCCTATTTTTCAGCGTGCCGACTACCTCAGTTTTATACAAGACGGTAATGGTTTGAATCCATTGCTGCAGAACTACTGGATGGTGATTCATCCGCCCATATTGTTTTTGGGATTTGCGACCACACTTATTCCGTTTTCCTTTGCTATGTCGGGCCTTATGAACCGTGAATTCTCTGCCTGGACCAAACCGGTGCTGCCCTGGGCATTGTTCTCTGCCGCTGTTTTAGGAACCGGTATAATGATGGGAGGTGCATGGGCTTATGAGTCACTCACCTTTGGCGGTTACTGGGCCTGGGATCCGGTGGAAAATGCTTCCCTGGTTCCGTGGCTCACGCTCATAGCAGGCGTGCATACGGCACTGGTGTACAATAAAACCGGCCGTTCACTCCGAACCACTTACATTTTCTTTCTGCTGACCTTCATCCTTGTTCTGTATTCTACCTTCCTTACACGCAGCGGTATTCTCGGCGATACTTCAGTACATGCCTTTACCGACCTGGGAATGAGTGGTCAGCTGATCCTGTATATGGCCGGACTTTCGATTCCTGCCATCATTTTGCTGGCTGTTTTCTGGAACAGGATTCCTTCTGTTAAGAAGGACGAGAACCTTTGGTCACGCGAATTTTTCATCTTCATCGGGTCATTGGTCTTCCTGCTTTCATCCCTCCACATTGCCTTTAATACATCATTACCGGTGTGGAATAAGTTATTCGGCACCAACCTGGCGATACCTTCTGATGCTGTTGCATTTTATAATAAGGTGCAGATCTGGGCTGCCGTTCTTATTGCCTTACTTTCGGCAACCTCACTGTATCTGAAATTCAAGCAGACCGAGTTCAGGCAGTTCTCCTTACGCCTCCTTATACTGTTGCTGATTGCCTTGCCGCTTACTGCCGTGATTGCCTACGTTGCAGGGCTCCATGTCTTTTCCCATATCGTCCTGTTGTTTGCTGCCATCTTTGGTATTGTGGCCAACCTTTATTATTTCATAATTGTCTTATCAGGAAAATGGAAGCTGTCAGGTGCTGCTGTGGCACATCTGGGTTTTGCACTTACCCTGGCAGGAATTCTTTTCTCGTCTGCCAATAAAGAAGTCATCTCCAGCAATACGGCCGGCGTTGATTTTGGCAAGGAAATGAATGCTGCAGCCCAGCGATCTAACATGCTCCTCTACAAGAATGTGCCTGTGAAAATGCAGCAATACATGGTTACGTATGTTGGTGATTCTGTTGCACAGCCCAACTATTACTATAAGGTGAACTATGAAGTGTTCGACGAAGCAACCGGTGCATTAAAGGAACATTTTACCTTGTATCCTAATGCGCAGATTAACCCAAAGATGGGACTCATTGCCAACCCGGATACACGGCATTACATCAGCCGTGATCTGTATACACATGTCACTTCCGTTCCTGATAAATCGAAAGAGCCTGTCAGGACGGATAAAAAATTCAAGTCTAATTTAATGACCAGAGGTGATACTATTTTCACCAGTAACAGCTTCATAGTGCTTGAATCCATTGAACGCGTGACTGAATCAAAGAAAGTGGAGATTGCGGAGGGTGACCTGGCCGTTTCCGCCACACTGCTGGTGAAACAGCTGAACGGGCAGCAGTATACGGCAAAACCTATTTTCTATATTCATAATGACAGGGCGACTTTGATTGATGATGAGTTGCCTGAATTGGGACTGACTTTCCGGTTGAACAAGATTATTCCTGAAGAAAACAAGGTGGATCTGCAGGTGGCTGAAGAAGCCGTACAGCCTGACTTTATTGTTATGACAGCCATCATTTTTCCCTATATCAATTTATTATGGCTCGGTGTTATCATTACCATCCTGGGTTTTCTCATCAGCCTGTTTCGCATCTGGCAAAAGAAATATCTGTCAGGAAAAACCATAGATGCAGCATAA
- a CDS encoding 6-carboxytetrahydropterin synthase, producing the protein MLYLTRKEHFNAAHRLFNPAWSEEKNEEVFGKCSNKYYHGHNYDLFVTVKGEPAADTGLIVNAKELSAIIRRTVVDKLDHKNLNLEIAFLKGIIPSTENLARAIWQELEQEITGCRLHCVKLLETENIFAEYYGE; encoded by the coding sequence ATGTTGTACCTAACCAGGAAAGAACATTTTAACGCGGCTCACCGGCTGTTCAATCCGGCCTGGTCTGAAGAAAAAAATGAGGAGGTGTTCGGTAAGTGTTCCAATAAGTACTATCACGGTCACAATTACGATCTTTTTGTTACGGTCAAAGGTGAACCTGCTGCCGACACAGGATTAATTGTCAATGCTAAGGAGCTCAGTGCCATCATCAGGCGTACAGTGGTTGATAAACTCGATCATAAAAACCTGAACCTGGAGATCGCCTTTCTCAAAGGCATTATCCCCAGTACGGAAAACCTCGCAAGAGCGATCTGGCAGGAGTTGGAGCAGGAGATCACGGGTTGCAGGCTGCATTGTGTAAAGTTGCTTGAAACAGAAAATATTTTTGCCGAATATTACGGGGAATGA
- a CDS encoding geranylgeranylglycerol-phosphate geranylgeranyltransferase, whose amino-acid sequence MKGIISFLRLIRVVNLLYIALTQWLVQYTIIRPILAQAGVETTLDVLHFSLLMLSTVLIAAGGYVINDYFDVKIDAVNKPRRIFIDRTIKRRSAMLLHQFLSGAGIMLGFYVAWKAGNVRLGFIHPIVAALLWFYSTGYKRQLLIGNVIISLLTALVILIVALYEQHLFKPENAAVNAAAYSIFIIVFFYFLFAFLISMMREIVKDMEDVEGDRRYGCKTLPVVIGINRSKWLVFAIAVLMTAFLVYLQLRQAQGGDFISVLNVFTMLELPLCLAMYLLYKADAQKQFSLVSSVIKIIMLMGILMMVYFYYLMGH is encoded by the coding sequence ATGAAGGGCATTATCTCTTTCCTCAGGCTTATCCGGGTTGTGAACCTGCTGTATATTGCCCTTACGCAATGGCTGGTGCAGTACACTATTATCCGTCCCATTCTTGCGCAGGCAGGCGTCGAAACGACGCTGGATGTTTTGCATTTCTCGCTGCTGATGCTATCCACCGTACTGATTGCGGCCGGAGGATATGTGATCAACGACTACTTTGATGTTAAGATTGATGCTGTTAATAAACCACGGCGCATTTTCATCGATCGCACCATAAAAAGGCGTTCGGCGATGTTGCTGCACCAGTTTTTAAGCGGCGCCGGCATTATGCTTGGATTTTATGTTGCCTGGAAAGCGGGTAATGTGAGGCTTGGTTTTATTCATCCTATTGTAGCCGCATTACTTTGGTTTTATTCAACCGGTTACAAGCGTCAGTTGCTGATCGGTAATGTTATTATCTCGCTCCTCACAGCGCTCGTGATCCTGATCGTGGCATTGTATGAACAACACCTGTTTAAACCCGAGAATGCGGCGGTTAATGCCGCTGCATATTCCATCTTTATCATTGTTTTCTTTTATTTTTTGTTTGCATTCCTCATTTCAATGATGCGGGAAATTGTAAAGGATATGGAAGATGTGGAAGGTGACCGGCGCTATGGCTGCAAAACTCTTCCGGTAGTGATCGGTATCAACAGATCGAAGTGGCTCGTATTTGCTATTGCGGTACTGATGACTGCCTTTCTGGTTTACCTGCAGTTACGGCAGGCGCAGGGAGGTGATTTCATTTCTGTGCTGAATGTCTTCACCATGCTTGAACTGCCGCTGTGCCTGGCCATGTATCTTTTATATAAAGCAGATGCGCAAAAACAATTTTCTCTGGTAAGCTCCGTGATAAAAATAATCATGCTCATGGGCATCCTGATGATGGTTTATTTTTATTATCTGATGGGTCATTGA
- the iscX gene encoding Fe-S cluster assembly protein IscX, which yields MHEPPIHWSDHEDIAQKLYEKFGDDFNESKIYRIRFTELIEWVLSIPGFAGTREESNESHLEMIQSAWVYEWRDNQP from the coding sequence ATGCACGAACCACCCATTCACTGGAGTGATCATGAAGATATAGCACAGAAGCTGTATGAGAAATTTGGTGATGATTTTAATGAATCAAAGATTTACCGGATCCGGTTTACGGAATTGATTGAATGGGTACTCAGTATACCCGGCTTTGCCGGCACGCGCGAAGAAAGCAATGAAAGCCACCTGGAGATGATTCAGTCTGCATGGGTTTATGAGTGGCGCGATAACCAGCCCTGA
- the mqnB gene encoding futalosine hydrolase encodes MKLLIVAATRMEIMPLEDYLFQLDQQPLLQHHAVELLITGAGMVPTAFRLGKILQMDNWDLAVNLGICGSFIRDLPPGTTVHVAADTFGDFGADDGDDFLDAFETGLADKNGYPFVDGWINSPAAAANKVVRSLPAVKGVTMNTVSGNEISIRKRMEKFAADIESMEGAAFMYCCMKESIPCVQIRAVSNFIERRNKSHWNIPLAIHNLNETAIRLIQHVCSATEP; translated from the coding sequence ATGAAACTGCTGATCGTTGCTGCCACGAGGATGGAAATTATGCCACTCGAAGATTACCTGTTTCAGCTGGATCAACAGCCGCTGTTGCAGCATCATGCTGTTGAATTGCTGATTACCGGTGCCGGCATGGTGCCCACTGCTTTCCGGCTGGGAAAAATTTTACAGATGGATAACTGGGACCTGGCCGTTAACCTTGGTATCTGTGGCAGCTTCATCAGAGATTTACCACCGGGCACTACGGTGCATGTGGCAGCTGATACTTTTGGTGACTTTGGTGCAGATGACGGTGATGACTTCCTGGATGCTTTTGAAACAGGCCTTGCTGACAAAAACGGTTATCCGTTTGTTGATGGATGGATCAATAGTCCTGCTGCTGCAGCAAATAAAGTGGTACGTTCACTTCCGGCCGTTAAAGGTGTTACGATGAATACGGTGTCAGGCAATGAAATCAGTATCCGTAAGCGCATGGAGAAATTTGCAGCCGATATTGAAAGTATGGAAGGTGCAGCTTTTATGTATTGCTGCATGAAAGAAAGTATCCCGTGCGTACAGATAAGAGCAGTATCTAATTTTATTGAACGGCGCAACAAAAGCCATTGGAACATACCGCTTGCCATTCATAACCTCAATGAAACTGCCATCCGCCTGATTCAACATGTATGCTCGGCGACTGAACCATAA
- a CDS encoding DUF2520 domain-containing protein: MKEYKIVIIGSGNVGYQMAWHLHNSGHKIIQVFSRHLPSAKWIGNLMDIPCTDTYDDISQDADIYLVTVKDDAIREVAEQLKLNGQVIAHTSGSVPGNVLQGSSENYGIFYPLQTMSRNVSVDFSVIPICVDAANKKTLQVLRDLAGTLSSKIIEVNDEQRFAIHVAAVFANNFTNHLFSISQVILEQSGLSFEIFKPLINETVRKIQNHDPPNVQTGPAIRHDELTIERHMEFLRKDGRFAEIYKILTEDIQRWEPVRSDTGNS, translated from the coding sequence ATGAAGGAATATAAAATTGTCATCATTGGATCGGGTAATGTAGGCTATCAGATGGCATGGCACCTGCACAACAGCGGCCATAAGATTATCCAGGTTTTCAGCCGGCATTTGCCTTCCGCCAAATGGATTGGCAACCTGATGGATATTCCCTGCACTGATACTTACGATGATATCTCGCAGGATGCCGATATCTACCTTGTGACGGTGAAAGATGATGCGATCAGGGAGGTGGCGGAACAACTTAAACTGAACGGCCAGGTGATTGCTCACACGTCGGGCAGTGTGCCGGGTAATGTGCTGCAGGGATCGAGTGAGAACTACGGGATATTTTATCCGCTGCAAACCATGTCGAGGAATGTGTCTGTAGATTTTTCCGTGATCCCGATTTGTGTGGATGCAGCTAATAAAAAGACGCTGCAAGTGTTGCGTGACCTGGCGGGCACGCTTTCCAGCAAAATCATTGAAGTGAATGATGAGCAGCGTTTTGCCATTCATGTGGCTGCCGTGTTTGCCAATAATTTCACCAATCATCTGTTTTCCATTTCACAGGTTATTCTCGAGCAAAGCGGGTTGTCGTTTGAAATTTTTAAGCCGTTGATCAATGAAACAGTCCGGAAGATTCAGAATCATGATCCGCCGAATGTGCAAACCGGTCCTGCCATCAGGCATGATGAGCTGACGATTGAAAGGCATATGGAGTTTCTCAGGAAGGACGGCCGATTCGCAGAAATTTATAAGATACTGACGGAAGATATTCAGCGATGGGAACCGGTTAGGTCAGATACGGGCAATTCATGA